From the genome of Cuculus canorus isolate bCucCan1 chromosome 13, bCucCan1.pri, whole genome shotgun sequence:
TCTCTTAGAAAAAACTGAGCCCTGAAATCCTGAGTTTAGCTCCTCGTTCTTGCTTTGTAGCTCTGTTGCATCTATAAAGTTTGGAGAGCTGCAAAGACTGACTCAACACCTTTTCTTTAGCTGCTGTGACTGCAGTGAGCATTTGTCTTGCGTTTCCCCAGCCTGGCTCAGTACAGCCTCTGGGGAAAAGGCAGTCATTGCAGACTTGTGtgattttgttgggtttttttcccctagtcCTCGGCACTGGGCTTGTCAAaagacaggctggaaaaggagggagagagagagaagggtcCATGAGATGGGTGTGGATGAACAGGGGAGAGGCGTTGGGCTTGTCAGGGCTGGGAGGGCAGCTGTTTGCTGCTCTGTGGAGGGACTCGGATGCACTCATCCTGTGGAGTTTagtttcctctcttttcccagtGTGGTTTTTCTTCCCACCCTAAGCCTAAAAAAGTCACGTTGGATATAGGaagttttgctggtttttgaCAAACATCGGTAGAGTTGGGGAACGTCGTTGTAAGTCGGTGGATTACTCTCAGGGCTGACAAGACTGCAACTCCAGCTGTGAGATACAACTCGGGGGCTCAGCATTCAGACTGGGCTTTGGGGTGGAGTCTTCTACCTGATCTGACGTTCTTTCAGCAGTCTCCAAGGAATGTTCTCAGTGGAGGATCCTCTGAGCCGTTTGATTATTTTGTCATGTTTGATTTTGAATTTGGTGTTTTCTTCCAAGAACCTGCTGTGAAAGATGAGTACTTAAACTGCAGACAGGAGGCGCGGTGTTTAATACTCATAGCTTCAGAGCCagttttggctttcttttttatgaTGTCTAAGTCAGCAGTGGCCTGACTGAACAGTGAATCTTGGCATTTTGCTACCAGTTTATGTGTTTAGAGACACATTCAGAGGTGCTGAAATGTGAGTTCAAGCCAGCTCTGCTTGTTATAGTGACAAATCTGGCTACTCGAGTACAGTAAGAACAACCCTTTGACTGTGTCTGGATCCCTGGGACTCAATAAAACCTACTGTACTATATTAGCTTCAGATGTTTGTCTGTCTCAAGGAAGTCCtgcttgcttttccttgctACCGGAGGTACCAACTTtggatgttttttttgttttattttctcatcatGGGttagtaatgaaaaaaaactgcCAAACGGCTTTTAGCAAAAAACCCTGACCTGATGCGTTGAATTAATAAAAAGCTACTTGGAAATTCATTCTGAAATGGATGGTTCATGTTTCTGAGGTGCATCAGAAAGGGTGGTAGAAGGTCCTTCCTGCCAGTTCTCATACTCACCTAGGGTTTTAAGACTTTCAGAAAAGACCCTTGTCTTCGAGGAAACAGTCTCCAGCTTGGGAAAAGTCAAAGGCTTTTTGCCTGCTGTAGCAGTAAGAAGAGTTTGATAAACTGCAAGAGGTGCAGCGTTGCCCCCCAGCCATTTCCAAGTTGCTCACATGTGTGGTCTGTGAGCTTCTGGCTCAACCATGAAAGCAAATGGGAAACTTTTAAAAACCAGGTCATCCAGGCTGTGGCAGCAGAGGGTGAAGAAAAGCATATGTATTGTTCATTAATAGATACTAGATTTAGTATTCCTGGGATAAAAAAGAATGACTTGTTCCATAGGCTAAGACAACAGAGTAAATAGTTTTATTAGTCTAGGTTTCTTTCTGCTAGGTAACAGGGGTGTGTGCTGACAAAGGTGGATGAGAAACTTAAGCAACTTTAATCTGGGACAAAGTGCCCTTATTAATGCTGTGTTGTGGGTAGATTCCATTCTAGACAGAGGAGCCACTATCTGTATCTCCAAGCTTAAAGGAAGATCTTAACGAGGACTGCCGAACCCAACCAGCTACCTCGTAGGAAATCATAAGGTAAGCCGTGCTTCCTTTTCTGCTCGTTCCTTTAAATCCAGCATAAGGAAAGATTTACCAAGTTATCCAAAATAATAACCAATGTATTTTCATGTTGCTGACTTTGTGAACAATACCTGTGTGTTAGACTTACAATGTGTGTGCAGATTGTACTTGACAGACTCACTCTGACAACTAAAGAAGGGCACGTCTGCATGCTGTCTTTTAATTATGGTATAAATCATTTCCCAAGCTGTAAACTAATCACAGGTAATACACTTCTGTACAAGCTCATAAAAAACATAGGTTATCACCACGTGTTTACACGGCTGGGATATGACTGGCTTTCTCCCACCAGAGAGGTTTCTGGCTTATTTTCACACCCAGCAGAGCTCCTTGTAAAGCTTATgtaagcattttctgtttcaggacTGCATCCTGAAAATATCCCAAATCAATATGTGGTcttttgatttctgtgtttccaAGGAAATACATTATTGCAAGGCTTAAACTCTTACGATGAAGGTAAGACATAAGACTCTTAATAGGCTACCAACAGGTATTACCAGCTTGCTTTTCTCCATGCTGTGCATAGTTAATACAAGTACTGAACCCAGAGTATTGCTGAGTGGGAGGAAGGTTATAACCAGGTATGAAATGTAGCTATACTTCAGGCTCCATTCAAGGGAAAGCACCTTTCTGAACATTTTATGACTGATTTTAGTTTCCTTTGAAGCTGTATGTGCCCTCCTGAAGAGGGATGGCATCAGATGTTCCTGGTGAATAGGAGTcttattgggggggggggagggaaattGCAAAAGAGTTAACACAGTATCGGAAATGAAATCAGGCTGTTTTCCTCATGAATTTTAGCTTTTTAACTCTGACTTAGAGGAATTTAGACCCTCTTTAGTGTCTAAGAAAACTGGTGCCTTAAAAAGCTAatctgctgctgggaaaaacaaaatgcttcaaaatGTTGATGATATTTGTAAAAACTAAGCAATCCAGTGCTCTTGTCTGACTGAATCTTGGCAAGCCCAACAGAAAGATCACTGTGGTTTTTGGTTTCTTGCGATAAACTTAGAAAGACTTTCAATGCGAAGCCCTTTTGTCTGAAAACTTTTTCCCATCACGTGGCACCTGCAGCAATATGAAAAGCCTTGGCTGCTCTTTGCCTGTATGCCAGGCAAGAGCACCAAGATCTATAGAAATGAGCCCAGCCCACTGACAAGTTGTCCTTTGACTTGATGGATCTCCCAACTGTGACACAAGGAGCATCTCTCTGTGGTTTTACCCTCGTGAGCGAAGGCCAGAGGATCTTTCCAGCGGCAAAGCTTCTGAAGATCTGGATTAGATGGTGAGAGAGACCAGATGCTGTTGGATGACTTTGAGTTTTCACTGATTGCCTGTCAGCATAGTGTAGAAAGCCTGAGCATATGGAAACACCAAAACTGGTCCTCTGACTCTTGAGTGCATTAATGGAGCAGATGTTTGAACTGAGGAGTTGCTATGAATAAAGAAAAGCCAAGACTTGCAGAGATCAACTcacactttgttttttctctgaaggcGCTTTGGAAGTCTGTCTGTTCCCAGTTATCTACTTACCTGCCCTTTGCTGGACCAGCTTCAACCtccagtttgttttcttgtcgTTCATTCTATCTGCAATGAATAGGACCCTGTTTCAGTAGCTGTTgtgcttctcttctcctcttatGAGGGTGACAGAAAGCCAACCAGAAAGCATAGATTTTATTTGAGTGCACGCTAATGTGGCTTGATTGCCTTTGGTTACAGTGTAGTCGAGCCATTTCTCAGTGAGCCCAAGTCATGGATCCCTGTGTTTCTTGGCATCATCTCTTACCCTCCATCTTATTTCATTTCTCACGTTTCTAGCAATGCTGAAATATTTCCGAGGACTGCatttttgcactgtttttatACATTGGCCCACTAAGCACTACTACAAttctaataaataataataaattaaagatATTGTTATGATTATGAGGGCTCATTAATGGAGAAGGAACTACACAGTATATGTGTGCAAATGTGGAATTTTGGCAAATTTCTGCAATAGTTTGTCATCTTCTCTTAACAATGTGCTGAAATACTGCCCTTCTAAAGTCTGTTCACTTGGTTGCAAACAGTTCTAGGTTCCCTTTCTCATCTGGTTTTCTATGTGTTTCTGCTGTGGTCTGCCTGCATTATCTTAGGGGTGTTGCCTGTGTTGTttgaactttctttttccactggaaaGGTTTCTTCACTTGCTTCTTCTGAGTACAGGAAAGACGTGGGCTGTGGAGCAGGTTCCACATTAGCCAGATCTCAGCAACTTTCAGACTGTGAACCACCATGAGATCTTTGTAAAAACAGGGGTCAAACGTCTGTAGGTGTGGGGCAGCAGAAGGCTTGATGATGCCAAAGGTCTTGAATCCTTCATGCAAAACAGGTTTGAGGTTGATTCTCTGTAAGCACATGCCCAAAAAGACATCATCGATAGGGAAGAGTTCCACATCTCTGCAAGCCCTGGTGAGCTTCCTCATGGTGTGGCTGGACAGCAAaaaccctcctcctcctgcataGGCTGGATACATGCTCAGCCCATACATGGTCTCTGGGATATAGTATTTGCTTTTTCGAACACGGATAGGGTGGGCATTGTAGATTATGTCCCCAACGAACAGGTCCTCAGAGGGGTCATGCCTCTTAAGGAAGTCAACAATGTTCTCAACATTAACAAAAACATCGGCatcacctttaaaaataaatttcacatTGTGGCAGAATTCAGCGGCCCAGTTCAGGAAGTGGATCTCCTTCAGGGTCAGGTTGAAGAAAGTGTCCATGAAGTCCCAGAGTAAAATGTCCCGGTATGTCTGACTCTCCTGACGGATCAGGGTCTCCCATGTTGCCAGCACTGTCCTATTCTTTGGTGTTCCCAGGAGGAACACTCGCTGGATCTGCTCCCCGTTCACCAAACCCTCCCTGCCCCAAGTTTTCCGGACAATCTCACGTCTGTCAAAGTCTTCAACTACCGATTTGATAGCAATGAGCAGAAAGGGACCTCCAGgtgttttcctgcatttcttGGGCTGGTTAATGAGGAGTTTGAAGTTCCTGTTATCCTTGTCCAGGAGATAGCGCTTGAAGTTAAAGGCAGAATCAGTCAGCAGGGATGGAGTTGTGGTTTGGACCCTGTTTTTAGCCACTTCTGTTCGTCTAACAATAGGAGTTACTTGGGATCTGGGTACCGTTGCCTCTGCTGGCATCAGTCTCCAAGGTGCTGTGGAGTCAGaggatatttttaatgctaCTGAAGGCTTCTTCTGTGTTGGTTCCTTGTTTCCAATTGGGACTAAATGTTCCAGTTGGGAGTAGAGTAAAGAGCAAAGTGCTACCAGCAGGACAAGGGTACAGATCGCGTCACCTTTGAGCCGAACTCTCATTGTCTCCACAGTGTTTCTGGGACTGTTAAAAGCTGAGTTTGAGCTGCCTGTAACTAATGTCCATCTGTAAATAAACACACGGTGTGTCAGCAGTGAGGATTCGGCACCTTTGAAGCACACAGGCAAGAAGAACTGAAACACCGTTTAAAGAAATAGCAGTAAAGTGCATGTTACTCATACAAACATGGAGACACGTGAAGGAACTTCCCAAAAAGCACAGGGATTGCAAACGTTAACACTGATTCTGGTGCTCTGGCTCTGTGACTTGGTTTGTTAAGTCACCAGGTCATCATCTATCACCCTGGAAACCACCCTCTAAGCACAATGTAGAGTCAACCCTTTCtcccacatccccctctgcTGAACATGTTTGGCTATTTCAGAGATTTCACTGCTTTGGGAAAAATAGGTGGAAAATCATAAACAATGCTGTTCTTCCACAAATAATTAGATTtccttcctgccccccaagttgGTAActgtttcttgctgcttttacCCTTTTTGAGCCAGAACTGGAAGGCATGGACCCGGCTGTTGAAGGGCAGACTGCTGAGCGGCAGCGTGTCCCTGGCGGTTCCCTGCGCACAGAGCCAGCTCTCATCACAGAACCAGCTGTGATTTGTGCCTTCAAAATTAATACATTAGGCACACTCTTGAGTGCACGTAGGACCTTTTCCCTGCCAGTAATGTTGATAAAATATTGAACCATTGTAAATAACTTCCATTAATAAGGTTAGAAGAGGCACAGGTGCTTTGCCTCTGCTATACCACCCAAAGTAAGAGGTGGGCAAATAAATCCCAATAAACAGAAGCAAGGGACAGCCTAGTGTTAGGAGTGTTTTAGTCATATGAGAGAGATGAGACTGACTTTTGAAACACAAGATTTGATTCCTCACTTACACTTTGCCTTGAGATCTTCTGTTTCATCTGATCAGTTCTTCATCTGccgataaaaaaaaaaagataataatgAGAGAGTAGTGAGAAGGCAGAAAGTATCATGCAACCATAGTTCAGAGGAAGGGGTGGTCAAGTGTTTGGAGCTGGGACAAAGGCAAATCCTTTTACAATCGCCACTGTCGACGCAGCAGTGCGGTTCCCCACAATGTCTGACAACACAGTTGGACAGAGGAGACCTGACAGTTGCTTCTGGAGAAAGCAGGTGACAATCGTAATCCCTATGGTTGTTAGCAGGGAGCACGTTCCTAAAAGTTTAGCTTTACCCAAAAATCCTCCCACAAGTACAAATAACTGTTCTTACATAACCCACTGGTAATGTTTTGCATTCAGATGTGATTTACAGCTCTCTCTTGGCTGTACTGTATTAGCAGAAGCTGCCTTTGAAGGGATTGTAGTTGTCTGTCTCGAATTAGCTGAGACCATCTTACCCAAAAACTTCTTGATCACAAGATGCCAGGTTGACAGACGTCGGTCTGTCTTCACTTAAGGAACACTCCTTATTGAGGACTGAAAAGGGTGGAGGAGCCAGGGCTTGTGGCTTCCTACATGGTTTATTCCTGCAGTTCACAGTTTTCAGCATTGTCAGCCTATCAGCACACACATGCTCAGCCTCCAGTGGAGCCCCGTAGCCACATTAGTGACTCAAGCACCTAAAGGGCACCTACGAGCTTGGTAAGAAAGTTGTTATTTAACATGATTATGGCTTAAAACAGGATCATCTTTAGTTCAGTGATATCCTTTTTTAGCAAATCCTTTTTCACTCTTATGGGTTGTATCACCAACTAGCTGTTCGTTAACCATCTATTTTTTATCAGCTATAAAATTATCTTAATTATCTTTTCAAAGCTCAAAATTAGACCGAGTCTGTAGtcctcatagaatcacagaatcagagaatggtttgggttggaaggaacattaaagcccacccagtcccaccccctgacacaggcagggacacctcccactggataaggggctccagccccatccaacctggcctggaacccctccagggatggggcagccaccactgctctgggcaacctgggccagggcctcc
Proteins encoded in this window:
- the B3GNT9 gene encoding UDP-GlcNAc:betaGal beta-1,3-N-acetylglucosaminyltransferase 9 isoform X1, which gives rise to MRVRLKGDAICTLVLLVALCSLLYSQLEHLVPIGNKEPTQKKPSVALKISSDSTAPWRLMPAEATVPRSQVTPIVRRTEVAKNRVQTTTPSLLTDSAFNFKRYLLDKDNRNFKLLINQPKKCRKTPGGPFLLIAIKSVVEDFDRREIVRKTWGREGLVNGEQIQRVFLLGTPKNRTVLATWETLIRQESQTYRDILLWDFMDTFFNLTLKEIHFLNWAAEFCHNVKFIFKGDADVFVNVENIVDFLKRHDPSEDLFVGDIIYNAHPIRVRKSKYYIPETMYGLSMYPAYAGGGGFLLSSHTMRKLTRACRDVELFPIDDVFLGMCLQRINLKPVLHEGFKTFGIIKPSAAPHLQTFDPCFYKDLMVVHSLKVAEIWLMWNLLHSPRLSCTQKKQVKKPFQWKKKVQTTQATPLR
- the B3GNT9 gene encoding UDP-GlcNAc:betaGal beta-1,3-N-acetylglucosaminyltransferase 9 isoform X2; the encoded protein is MSNANYIQMCLLGSPLPRHYRGDAGSALSNRIWTLVTGSSNSAFNSPRNTVETMRVRLKGDAICTLVLLVALCSLLYSQLEHLVPIGNKEPTQKKPSVALKISSDSTAPWRLMPAEATVPRSQVTPIVRRTEVAKNRVQTTTPSLLTDSAFNFKRYLLDKDNRNFKLLINQPKKCRKTPGGPFLLIAIKSVVEDFDRREIVRKTWGREGLVNGEQIQRVFLLGTPKNRTVLATWETLIRQESQTYRDILLWDFMDTFFNLTLKEIHFLNWAAEFCHNVKFIFKGDADVFVNVENIVDFLKRHDPSEDLFVGDIIYNAHPIRVRKSKYYIPETMYGLSMYPAYAGGGGFLLSSHTMRKLTRACRDVELFPIDDVFLGMCLQRINLKPVLHEGFKTFGIIKPSAAPHLQTFDPCFYKDLMVVHSLKVAEIWLMWNLLHSPRLSCTQKKQVKKPFQWKKKVQTTQATPLR